In Pyrus communis chromosome 1, drPyrComm1.1, whole genome shotgun sequence, the following are encoded in one genomic region:
- the LOC137713916 gene encoding protein DCL homolog, chloroplastic-like yields MTTTTRMATLNPVLLRTISFLCARVHHQRLGLRLSVRSGRACRSGASESTRAEEPRKSLLSSADGSALRGVLSAKEPPKYPRWDDPDYCKWKDKEREILNDIEPVVLLAKEILHSDRYMDGEQLTEEDEKVVVERLLAHHPQSKDKIGCGIDSIMVDRHPQFKHSRCLFVIRTDGVWIDFSYQKCLRAYIRDKYPSHADRFIREHFKRGSG; encoded by the exons ATGACGACGACGACGCGAATGGCGACTCTGAATCCGGTGCTGCTGCGCACAATTTCGTTCCTCTGCGCGCGAGTCCACCATCAGCGCCTGGGCCTTCGCCTGTCGGTCCGGAGTGGCAGGGCGTGCCGCAGCGGGGCGAGCGAGTCGACTAGGGCGGAGGAGCCGCGGAAGAGCCTATTGTCGTCCGCGGACGGGTCCGCGCTGAGAGGAGTGCTGAGCGCGAAGGAGCCGCCGAAGTACCCGCGCTGGGACGACCCTGACTACTGCAAGTGGAAAGATAAGGAACGGGAGATTTTAAACGACATCGAGCCCGTCGTTTTGCTCGCCAAGGAGATTCTGCACTCTGATAG GTATATGGATGGTGAGCAGCTGACGGAGGAAGATGAAAAGGTTGTGGTGGAAAGGCTTCTTGCTCATCATCCACAATCGAAGGATAAAATTGGCTGCGGAATTGATTCTATCATG GTTGATCGGCATCCCCAATTTAAACACTCAAGGTGCCTATTTGTCATAAGAACTGATGGTGTATGGATAGACTTCTCCTACCAGAAGTGTCTTCGAGCATATATCCGAGATAAGTACCCATCCCATGCAGATAGATTCATTCGGGAACATTTTAAACGTGGTAGTGGCTAA
- the LOC137739799 gene encoding F-box protein At1g47056-like yields MGQSSSAAANSSRLDSNNHSHRSKSKATAAISPMLQADEERSGIVDVASDLISDLPDECLACIFQSLGSGDRKRCSLVCRRWLRIEGQNCHRLSLNAQSDLLPIIPSLFSRFDAVTKLALKCDRRSVSVGDEALVLISMRCRNLTRLKIRACRELTDAGMMSLAKNCKRLKKLSCGWCTFGAEGMNAVLDNCSALEELSVKRLRGNTDGAASEPIGPGVAAASLKTICLKELYNGQCFAPLIMGAKKLRTLKLFRCTGDWDKLLQVIAEQVTSMVEIHLEKLQVSDVGLAAISNCLDLEILHLVKSPEWTNVGLVSVAERCKLLRKLHIDGWKANRVGDEGLVSVAKNCSNLQELVLIGVNPTKVSLEALASNCPNLERLALCESITVGDVEISCIAVKCVALKKLCIKNCPVSNIGLEALASGCPNMVKVKLKKCRGVTAEGADWLRASRPLLAVNLDTGETIQEAAIDNSDVAHNNSVELPPMAIQPAFPAIASSSAGRSTSFKSRLGLLTGRRGFVACTLRRWSSSRNNS; encoded by the coding sequence ATGGGCCAGTCATCCTCGGCGGCCGCAAATTCAAGCCGCCTTGACAGCAACAACCACAGCCATCGATCCAAGTCCAAAGCAACGGCCGCGATCTCCCCGATGCTGCAGGCCGATGAGGAACGTTCTGGGATCGTCGACGTGGCGTCCGATTTAATCTCCGATCTTCCCGACGAGTGCTTGGCCTGCATATTCCAGTCCCTCGGGTCCGGCGACCGGAAACGTTGCTCTCTGGTTTGCCGACGGTGGCTAAGGATCGAGGGACAGAACTGTCACCGTCTCTCCCTCAACGCCCAATCGGATCTCCTCCCCATCATCCCTTCCCTCTTCTCCCGCTTCGACGCCGTCACCAAGCTCGCCCTCAAATGCGACCGCAGATCCGTCAGCGTCGGCGACGAGGCACTCGTCCTCATTTCTATGCGATGCCGTAACCTCACGCGCCTGAAGATCCGCGCGTGCCGCGAGTTGACCGATGCTGGGATGATGTCGCTCGCCAAAAACTGCAAAAGGTTGAAGAAGCTGTCGTGCGGGTGGTGCACGTTCGGAGCCGAAGGAATGAACGCAGTACTAGACAATTGCTCGGCGCTCGAAGAGTTATCGGTGAAGCGGCTCCGTGGCAACACCGACGGAGCGGCCTCGGAGCCGATCGGGCCCGGAGTGGCTGCCGCGTCGCTCAAAACGATTTGCCTGAAAGAACTCTACAATGGACAGTGCTTCGCGCCCTTGATAATGGGCGCGAAGAAACTGAGGACTCTGAAGCTCTTCAGGTGCACCGGCGATTGGGACAAACTTCTGCAAGTGATAGCCGAGCAAGTGACCTCCATGGTTGAGATCCACCTGGAAAAGCTTCAGGTCAGCGATGTAGGACTGGCCGCCATCTCCAATTGCTTGGATCTGGAGATTCTGCACCTGGTCAAGAGCCCCGAGTGGACCAATGTAGGATTGGTCTCCGTCGCCGAACGCTGCAAGCTGCTAAGGAAGCTTCACATCGACGGATGGAAGGCTAATCGAGTAGGCGACGAGGGTTTAGTCTCGGTGGCAAAGAACTGCTCCAACCTTCAGGAATTGGTGCTAATCGGTGTGAATCCGACCAAAGTGAGCTTGGAGGCATTGGCTTCCAATTGCCCCAATCTCGAAAGGTTGGCATTGTGCGAAAGCATCACCGTGGGCGATGTGGAGATTTCGTGCATTGCGGTGAAGTGCGTGGCGTTGAAGAAGCTCTGCATAAAGAACTGCCCAGTCTCGAACATCGGCCTCGAGGCATTGGCCAGTGGTTGCCCTAACATGGTGAAAGTGAAGCTCAAGAAATGCAGAGGAGTAACAGCAGAAGGAGCTGATTGGTTGAGGGCAAGTCGGCCTTTGCTGGCTGTGAATTTAGATACAGGTGAAACAATCCAAGAGGCCGCCATCGATAACTCCGATGTGGCCCACAATAACTCCGTCGAGTTACCGCCGATGGCCATCCAACCGGCGTTTCCGGCCATTGCCTCAAGCAGTGCAGGGCGGTCGACGTCGTTTAAGTCAAGGTTAGGACTTTTGACCGGGAGGAGGGGTTTTGTGGCTTGCACTCTGAGAAGGTGGTCGTCAAGTCGGAATAATAGTTAG
- the LOC137742360 gene encoding mannose-P-dolichol utilization defect 1 protein homolog 2-like — translation MKVLGIDFSCALGALGDGHFPDKDCLLPLVSKLLGYAIVAASTTVKLPQIIKILQHGSVRGLSIISFELEVVGYTIALAYCLHKGLPFSAYGELAFLLIQALILIAIIYYYSRPMGTRTAITALLYCAMAPTVLAGKVDPVLFEALYASQHAIFLGAKIPQIWANFSNKSTGELSFLTNLMNFAGSMVRVFTSIQEQAPKSVLLGSVIGIATNFTLLSQILTYQKAKPRAEKEKKTE, via the exons ATGAAGGTCCTAGGAATCGATTTCAGCTGCGCATTGGGGGCTCTCGGCGACGGCCACTTCCCCGACAAAGATTGCTTGCTGCCCCTCGTTTCCAAGCTCCTCGGTTACGCCATCGTCGCCGCCTCCACCACCGTCAAACTCCCTCAG ATAATAAAAATATTGCAACATGGAAGCGTCAGAGGTCTTAGTATTATCTCTTTTGAGCTTGAAGTTGTTGGTTACACCATTGCTCTGGCGTATTGCCTTCATAAAGGGCTTCCATTCTCAGCTTATGGCGAATTGGCCTTTCTTTTGATCCAAG CTCTAATATTGATTGCCATTATCTATTATTACTCCCGACCTATGGGTACCAGAACAGCGATCACGGCATTACT ATATTGTGCCATGGCACCAACCGTATTAGCTGGCAAAGTTGATCCTGTTCTCTTTGAAGCTCTATAT GCGTCCCAGCATGCAATCTTCCTCGGTGCCAAGATCCCACAGATATGGGCGAACTTTTCT AATAAAAGTACAGGGGAGCTCAGCTTCTTAACGAACTTAATGAATTTTGCAGGTTCCATGG TGAGAGTTTTCACCAGCATCCAAGAACAAGCACCCAAAAGTG TTCTGTTGGGCTCCGTGATTGGAATTGCGACAAATTTCACCCTCCTGAGTCAGATACTTACATACCAAAAGGCAAAGCCGCGTGctgagaaggagaagaaaacagAGTAG
- the LOC137712106 gene encoding uncharacterized protein isoform X1: MENGLPMFNCILHHTLRNLCSCSDSSSNPSKWVYAVFWRILPRNYPPPKWDYGGSALDRSKGNERNWILVWEDGFCDFYECEQAGSGYIKGRFGADVFFKMSHEVYNFGEGLVGKVAAENSHKWVFRDAPNDGDPTFISSWNASTEPQPRAWEFQFQSGIQTIAIISVREGIIQLGSFDKILEDLNLVISIQRKLSYLQSIPGVFAMQRPCLPIQHPYILKPNPQMIANHDQTALSVYEKRQLTGAKRLFNEVPDDSQTKSINLGWNTPQNGLPGSPPSPILPLLPSISCSLGALLSKLPSVNIPCYNSGEAPDREMLMNNMSNSGNNCADQMLKVSGGITKIESSCHSNVANEEKHSSINPNLGLENEG; the protein is encoded by the exons ATGGAAAATGGACTTCCCATGTTTAATTGTATCTTGCATCACACGCTGAGGAACCTCTGTTCATGTTCAGATTCTTCTTCCAATCCTTCCAAATGGGTTTATGCTGTTTTCTGGAGAATCTTGCCTCGGAACTATCCTCCCCCAAA GTGGGATTATGGAGGGAGTGCTCTTGATCGATCCAAAGGAAACGAACGGAACTG GATTCTTGTTTGGGAAGATGGGTTCTGTGATTTCTATGAATGTGAGCAAGCAGGAAGTGGGTACATCAAGGGGAGGTTTGGAGCTGATGTCTTCTTCAAAATGTCACATGAAGTCTACAATTTTGGAGAAGG ATTAGTGGGGAAAGTAGCGGCAGAAAATAGTCACAAATGGGTGTTCAGAGATGCACCAAATGACGGTGATCCTACCTTCATTTCCTCCTGGAATGCATCCACTGAACCT CAACCAAGGGCATGGGAATTTCAATTCCAATCAGGCATACAG ACCATTGCAATCATTTCTGTTAGAGAAGGCATAATTCAACTTGGCTCCTTCGACAAG ATATTGGAAGATCTTAATCTTGTGATCAGCATACAAAGGAAACTCAGCTACCTCCAGAGCATACCAGGAGTTTTTGCCATGCAAAGACCTTGCCTACCAATCCAACATCCCTACATCCTCAAACCAAATCCTCAGATGATTGCAAACCATGATCAAACAGCTTTATCAGTCTACGAAAAGCGTCAACTGACCGGCGCGAAAAGATTGTTCAACGAAGTCCCTGATGATTCCCAAACCAAGTCCATAAACTTGGGCTGGAACACCCCACAAAATGGACTTCCAGGATCACCACCTTCGccaattcttcctcttctgcCCTCCATTTCTTGCAGCCTTGGAGCTCTACTGTCGAAGCTACCTTCGGTTAATATCCCATGCTATAATTCTGGTGAAGCTCCTGACAGAGAAATGCTTATGAACAACATGAGCAACAGTGGCAACAATTGTGCAGACCAGATGCTGAAGGTTAGCGGTGGCATTACGAAAATAGAGTCATCCTGTCACTCGAATGTAGCTAATGAAGAAAAGCACAGTtccataaaccctaatttggGTTTAGAAAATGAGGGGTAG
- the LOC137712106 gene encoding uncharacterized protein isoform X2: MLFSGESCLGTILPQSGIMEGVLLIDPKETNGTGFLFGKMGSVISMNVSKQEVGTSRGGLELMSSSKCHMKSTILEKVGKVAAENSHKWVFRDAPNDGDPTFISSWNASTEPQPRAWEFQFQSGIQTIAIISVREGIIQLGSFDKILEDLNLVISIQRKLSYLQSIPGVFAMQRPCLPIQHPYILKPNPQMIANHDQTALSVYEKRQLTGAKRLFNEVPDDSQTKSINLGWNTPQNGLPGSPPSPILPLLPSISCSLGALLSKLPSVNIPCYNSGEAPDREMLMNNMSNSGNNCADQMLKVSGGITKIESSCHSNVANEEKHSSINPNLGLENEG, from the exons ATGCTGTTTTCTGGAGAATCTTGCCTCGGAACTATCCTCCCCCAAA GTGGGATTATGGAGGGAGTGCTCTTGATCGATCCAAAGGAAACGAACGGAACTG GATTCTTGTTTGGGAAGATGGGTTCTGTGATTTCTATGAATGTGAGCAAGCAGGAAGTGGGTACATCAAGGGGAGGTTTGGAGCTGATGTCTTCTTCAAAATGTCACATGAAGTCTACAATTTTGGAGAAGG TGGGGAAAGTAGCGGCAGAAAATAGTCACAAATGGGTGTTCAGAGATGCACCAAATGACGGTGATCCTACCTTCATTTCCTCCTGGAATGCATCCACTGAACCT CAACCAAGGGCATGGGAATTTCAATTCCAATCAGGCATACAG ACCATTGCAATCATTTCTGTTAGAGAAGGCATAATTCAACTTGGCTCCTTCGACAAG ATATTGGAAGATCTTAATCTTGTGATCAGCATACAAAGGAAACTCAGCTACCTCCAGAGCATACCAGGAGTTTTTGCCATGCAAAGACCTTGCCTACCAATCCAACATCCCTACATCCTCAAACCAAATCCTCAGATGATTGCAAACCATGATCAAACAGCTTTATCAGTCTACGAAAAGCGTCAACTGACCGGCGCGAAAAGATTGTTCAACGAAGTCCCTGATGATTCCCAAACCAAGTCCATAAACTTGGGCTGGAACACCCCACAAAATGGACTTCCAGGATCACCACCTTCGccaattcttcctcttctgcCCTCCATTTCTTGCAGCCTTGGAGCTCTACTGTCGAAGCTACCTTCGGTTAATATCCCATGCTATAATTCTGGTGAAGCTCCTGACAGAGAAATGCTTATGAACAACATGAGCAACAGTGGCAACAATTGTGCAGACCAGATGCTGAAGGTTAGCGGTGGCATTACGAAAATAGAGTCATCCTGTCACTCGAATGTAGCTAATGAAGAAAAGCACAGTtccataaaccctaatttggGTTTAGAAAATGAGGGGTAG
- the LOC137737842 gene encoding long chain base biosynthesis protein 1-like translates to MSSSVMDIVNATVDWVTATLDAPSSRAVIFGFPIGGHLFVEVLLFLVIVYLFSQNSYRPPRRPLTEQERDELCEEWVPDPLIPSITDEMLYEPPVLESAAGPHTIINGKEVVNFASANYLGLIGHEKLLESCNSALEKYGVGSCGPRGFYGTIDVHLDCEARIANFLGTPDSILYSYGLSTMFSAIPAFAKKGDIIVVDEGVHWGIQNGLHLSRSTIKYFKHNDMEDLRKILEELTSNKKSERVKKLRRYIVVEAVYQNSGQIAPLDKIVELKEKYKFRVLLDESNSFGVLGKSGRGLTEYCGIPVEKIDIITAAMGHALATEGGFCTGSARVTDHQRLSSSGYVFSASLPPYLASAAITAIDILEENPGLITKLKKNIAILWKGLSGIQGLSFASSPESPIVFLRLEKADSVKSELQLKLLQDIANRLLKEHSIFVVASKKSTLDKCRLPLGIRLFVSAGHTESDLLKAAASLKDVAELVLKDHI, encoded by the exons ATGTCATCAAGTGTTATGGACATAGTGAATGCTACTGTAGATTGGGTGACGGCTACTTTAGATGCTCCTTCCTCTCGAGCTGTTATTTTTGGATTTCCTATTGGCG GACATTTATTTGTAGAAGTTTTGCTTTTCTTAGTCATCGTTTATCTATTTTCCCAGAACAGTTACAGACCGCCTAGGCGGCCTTTAACAGAGCAG GAAAGAGACGAGCTATGTGAGGAATGGGTTCCTGACCCTCTTATTCCTTCTATCACTGATGAGATGCTGTATGAACCCCCTGTGTTGGAAAG TGCTGCAGGGCCACATACAATAATCAATGGTAAAGAAGTCGTGAACTTTGCTTCAGCAAATTATCTGGGATTGATAGGACATGAGAAGTTACTT GAGTCATGTAACTCTGCATTGGAAAAATATGGTGTTGGTTCATGTGGTCCTCGTGGGTTTTATGGAACAATTG ATGTCCACCTTGACTGTGAGGCGAGAATTGCAAACTTTTTGGGAACTCCCGACTCAATTCTCTATTCTTATGGACTGTCGACCATGTTCAGTGCAATTCCAGCATTTGCCAAGAAAGGAGATATTATTGTTGT aGATGAAGGTGTCCATTGGGGAATACAAAATGGTCTTCATCTTTCTAGAAGCACAATCAAGTATTTCAAGCACAACGACATGGAAGATTTAAGGAAAATTCTGGAGGAACTCACTTCAAATAAGAAAAGTGAGCGAGTTAAGAAATTGCGGCGCTACATTGTAGTTGAAGCTGTGTACCAG AATTCTGGCCAAATAGCCCCCTTAGACAAGATAGTTGAATTGAAGGAGAAATATAAGTTTCGTGTGTTATTGGATGAGAGTAACTCATTTGGCGTGCTTGGAAAATCCGGAAGAGGTCTAACTGAGTACTGCGGGATTCCG GTTGAAAAAATAGATATTATTACTGCTGCAATGGGACACGCATTAGCCACAGAAGGAGGATTCTGCACTGGAAGTGCTAGAGTCACCGATCACCAA CGATTGAGTAGCTCTGGGTACGTCTTTTCTGCTTCTTTGCCCCCATATCTTGCGAGTGCTGCCATTACTGCCATTGATATCCTCGAAGAAAACCCTGGTCTGATAACAAAGCTGAAGAAAAATATTGCCATATTATGGAAAG GATTGTCAGGTATACAGGGCCTCTCATTCGCTAGCAGTCCAGAATCCCCGATTGTGTTCCTCAGACTAGAGAAAGCAGATTCTGTGAAGAGTGAACTGCAACTCAAACTCCTTCAGGATATTGCCAATCGT TTGTTGAAGGAGCATTCCATCTTTGTGGTCGCCTCCAAAAAGTCAACACTTGATAAATGTCGTCTTCCATTAGGAATTAGATTGTTCGTCTCCGCAGGGCATACGGAATCCGATCTGCTCAAGGCAGCTGCATCACTGAAAGATGTTGCAGAATTGGTGCTGAAGGATCATATTTGA